From Psychroflexus torquis ATCC 700755, the proteins below share one genomic window:
- a CDS encoding nucleotidyl transferase AbiEii/AbiGii toxin family protein, translating into MDTRYKLPFDFEMIKGIRCYDVKDIGAFKLVSCASRPTKKDIYDLDYIIQSENLIDLYSLLKSKKEKFDKNIDRNIFDLDNDPDPIDDPHLLLLFDKRMATKQKMRHSHDNILNIEGSKTWHEASIQWRMKVRRLYQSLDVKYPL; encoded by the coding sequence GTGGATACCAGATATAAACTGCCCTTTGATTTTGAAATGATTAAAGGGATTCGGTGTTATGATGTAAAAGATATAGGAGCATTTAAACTAGTAAGTTGTGCAAGTCGCCCAACGAAAAAGGATATTTATGATTTAGATTATATTATTCAATCTGAAAATTTAATAGATTTATATAGTTTATTGAAATCTAAAAAAGAAAAGTTTGACAAAAATATAGATAGGAATATTTTTGATTTAGATAACGATCCAGACCCAATTGATGATCCACATTTATTATTGCTTTTTGATAAAAGAATGGCTACAAAACAAAAAATGAGACATTCACACGATAATATTTTAAATATTGAAGGCAGTAAAACTTGGCATGAAGCAAGTATACAGTGGAGAATGAAAGTTAGGCGTTTGTATCAATCATTAGATGTAAAATACCCACTGTAA